The DNA window CCCCAGGCCTTGAAGGAATCGGGCCGCAATCAGCATGTCCAGCCCGGGAGTCAGGCTGCACAGCAGGGACATGGCCGAAAACAGTCCGTACCCTGCGAGTATGGTCCGGCGCAGGCCGAAGCGGTCTCCCAGACTGCCGATAATCAGCATGGAGGAGGCCAAGGCCAGTAGATAGAAGAGCATCACCCCGGACATGGCTCCCATGTCGCGGCCAAACACCTCTCCCATGGACGGCAGGGCCACGGATACGATGTAGGCGTCCAGCCGACTCATGAAAGTCCCTACACCCACGCAGGCCAGAACGGCGACGAAAGTCGGCTTCATCGTTACACTCCCGGATGGTACGCCAACACCCGGGATTGCTGGCCCGGATCAAGGCCCCCATCCCGGGTGCGAACGTTAAATAAAGCTTGGCCGAGGCAATTGTATCTCTTCGCTATTATGAGGCAGATACACACAGGTTGAAATCGGCATCATGCTATCAACGGCTGATTCGTGTTGCAAGGGCGGGCAAAGAAAAGCCAATTACCCGGGTCGGACCGACCGGCAAATATTCTTCAACTGGCGGAGTTGCTCCTTTTGTCAGCAGATGCTTCGCTTTTTTGAAGGAAATCGAATGGTTGTCAAACATCTTTGGCAACATGAACGCGACCTGTACTATACAGGCCGCGTTCTTTGCTGAGTTTTTCTCTCTTATGGAAAAAGCGTTGCCCGTGGGTTTGTGGAGGTGGGCAGAGGAGAGCGTCTCTTCCGGGGGGGGAGAGGTCTATTCGCATTGGCTGTTCATGAGCAATTCCAGTTCGTTGCTAAAAAATCTTTTGGGGCAGTGGGCAAGGGAGGCCTTTCATGGCCCATAGCCGGACCCTACTGTTCCAGCTGTTTTAAAATTGCGTTTGGACTGAAGTCGTATTCGGTGAGGTTTGGGTTGTAGGTTTTGGACAACGACGTAAAGTCGATCCTTTTCCAGTTTTTGCGGTCAAGAACAGAGGCGTAGGCATTGATATCTTTCGCATCGATCACTGTCATATGTGATCGCAATGTTGGATTTGGATCGGCAAAATCGTGTCCATTTTGGTAATCTAGAATCATAATCAAGGCCCATGCCCCTTCCATGAAATGTCCACCGACAGAGGCGACCATGCAGCCATTTCTCATTGCTTCAATACCGTCCTGAGACCAGTCGATCCCTCCAACGAGAACATCCTTTCCTGCTTTGATTCCTGTTTCTTCCATGGCATGCAAAGCTCCCATGGCAGTATGGTCATTCACTGTCCAGACGATCTTTGTTTCCGGGTAGAGTGCAAGAAGTTTTCTTGTCTTATTATATGAGGTGCTTTTATCCCAACGCGCAAGAACATATCGTTTCAATTCGACATCTGCATGGTTTTCAAGGCTTTTTTTCATCCCTTCTTCACGGTGGATAGACGAGGTTGCCAGCCGGTTGCCACCAAGTCCAATCGCATGGATTGTGTTGTCATCGCCATGAAGGCCCATGTCTCGGGCTTTTTTGATCAACAGGTCCATGAGCAGTTTTCCTGCTTCTCTGTCGTCGGGATAAATGTGTCCGATCCAATGCGGAAATTTTTCGCGAGGAAAACCAACCGAGTCTCGGTCCTGATCAACAACTGAGGTGTTAACAATGATCGTTTTTACGCCAGCCTTGTCGGCCAGTTCAAGTTCAGAAATGCTGATAGATGCCTGATAAATGTGTATCAGATAGTCTGGCTTGCGTTGCGCGTGCAAAGCCTTCTTGACATTATCTGCTTCTTCAAAACGATTATTGGATTCTGCAACAGTCAACTCTATCCCTAAATCCTTGGCTGCCACGTTCATGAATGCAACATAATCATTCCAGAACGGTGCACTTGAAGGAGGAGTTGGTGCAATAAAAGTGACCCGGATAGGAGCCTTTGCCCATGCCTCGGAAATGGAGCCAGCAACGAGGAGGAGGCAACAAAACATCACTGTGAAACCAGTGCCGATCATTATTTTCATGGTTTTCATTATGGTTGCATATTGCCGAAGTGATGGTATTTTAGGCAGAATCTGATATATGGTAAAGAGGTTGCCGTGCATTTCTCTTTCCTCCTGCCAGATGAAACATAGGCACGGCCAATGGACACCAGGTGGCCAATTGGCATT is part of the Pseudodesulfovibrio senegalensis genome and encodes:
- a CDS encoding ABC transporter substrate-binding protein → MHGNLFTIYQILPKIPSLRQYATIMKTMKIMIGTGFTVMFCCLLLVAGSISEAWAKAPIRVTFIAPTPPSSAPFWNDYVAFMNVAAKDLGIELTVAESNNRFEEADNVKKALHAQRKPDYLIHIYQASISISELELADKAGVKTIIVNTSVVDQDRDSVGFPREKFPHWIGHIYPDDREAGKLLMDLLIKKARDMGLHGDDNTIHAIGLGGNRLATSSIHREEGMKKSLENHADVELKRYVLARWDKSTSYNKTRKLLALYPETKIVWTVNDHTAMGALHAMEETGIKAGKDVLVGGIDWSQDGIEAMRNGCMVASVGGHFMEGAWALIMILDYQNGHDFADPNPTLRSHMTVIDAKDINAYASVLDRKNWKRIDFTSLSKTYNPNLTEYDFSPNAILKQLEQ